Proteins encoded within one genomic window of Dehalococcoidia bacterium:
- a CDS encoding HD domain-containing phosphohydrolase gives MAAAPPSRVRLAELLAALSLATDLGMGQPMEQALRTCLLSVAAGQTLGLDVQTLSEAYYLGLLRFIGCTADAHEQALLVGGDEIAHRAGLAPVVMGGVPDVLGYLARHLAADRPPLTRLRLLVGMFAAGSRDAKRSIAVHCEVAQMLATRFGLRASIAVGVGQLFEHWDGKGVPGQLRGAAIPLPVRIVAVARDVDVFHQLGGWDLASTTLQRRRGKAYDPAVVDAFLSDGEHWTAAAGASSAWEAVLAAEPGEPLLVGDVRLDGVLHALADFTDLKSPYTLGHSSAVADLAGIAAPLARLDELDTRTVQRAGLVHDLGRTGIPNGIWDKPGPLSAAEWERVRLHPYLSERILSYVPALRPLAVLAGAHHERQDGSGYHRGSSGQAFPMGARILAAADAYQAMTQPRPHRPALTADAAAAALRQEAASGRLDPGAVRAVLEAAGHRAATTRAAYPAGLTDREVEVLQRISRGLSNRLVAAELGIAPKTVARHIENLYAKLGVSSRPAAALFAMQHDLL, from the coding sequence ATGGCCGCTGCACCGCCATCCCGCGTCCGGCTCGCCGAGCTCTTGGCCGCCCTCTCCCTGGCCACCGATCTCGGCATGGGCCAGCCGATGGAGCAGGCGCTCCGTACCTGCCTGCTGTCGGTCGCTGCCGGCCAGACACTCGGGCTCGACGTCCAGACCCTGTCCGAGGCGTACTACCTCGGACTCCTGCGCTTCATCGGCTGCACGGCCGACGCGCACGAGCAGGCGCTGCTGGTTGGTGGCGACGAGATCGCCCACCGCGCCGGCCTCGCGCCCGTCGTGATGGGCGGCGTCCCCGACGTCCTCGGCTACCTCGCCCGCCACCTGGCCGCCGACCGTCCACCGCTCACCCGACTGCGGCTGCTTGTCGGCATGTTCGCCGCCGGCTCGCGTGATGCCAAGCGCTCCATCGCGGTGCACTGCGAGGTGGCGCAGATGCTGGCCACCCGCTTCGGCCTGCGTGCGTCCATCGCGGTGGGCGTGGGCCAGCTCTTCGAGCACTGGGACGGCAAGGGGGTTCCTGGACAGCTCCGCGGCGCGGCCATCCCGCTGCCGGTACGGATCGTGGCGGTGGCCCGGGACGTAGACGTATTCCATCAACTGGGCGGCTGGGACCTGGCGAGCACGACGCTGCAGCGACGCCGGGGGAAGGCTTATGACCCGGCCGTGGTCGATGCGTTTCTAAGCGATGGCGAGCACTGGACCGCCGCTGCCGGAGCATCGTCGGCCTGGGAGGCCGTGCTCGCGGCCGAGCCCGGCGAGCCACTACTGGTCGGCGACGTTCGCCTGGACGGCGTGCTGCATGCACTGGCCGACTTCACCGACCTCAAGTCGCCGTACACGCTCGGGCATTCCTCGGCGGTTGCTGACCTGGCCGGCATTGCCGCGCCGCTCGCCAGGCTCGACGAACTCGACACCAGGACGGTGCAGCGGGCAGGGCTGGTCCACGACCTAGGCCGCACCGGCATCCCAAACGGCATCTGGGACAAGCCGGGGCCGCTGTCGGCCGCGGAGTGGGAGCGGGTGCGCCTGCACCCCTATCTCTCCGAGCGGATCCTCTCCTATGTGCCCGCGCTCCGGCCGCTGGCCGTGCTGGCCGGTGCACATCATGAGCGGCAGGACGGCAGCGGCTACCATCGGGGCAGCTCCGGGCAGGCCTTTCCCATGGGAGCCCGCATCCTGGCGGCGGCGGATGCCTACCAGGCGATGACCCAGCCTCGCCCTCATCGCCCGGCGCTCACCGCCGATGCCGCCGCAGCAGCGCTCCGCCAGGAGGCAGCGAGCGGCCGGCTGGACCCGGGTGCCGTCAGAGCGGTGCTGGAAGCGGCGGGGCACCGCGCAGCCACTACGCGGGCGGCGTACCCCGCAGGCTTGACGGACCGGGAAGTCGAGGTGCTGCAGCGCATCAGCCGCGGGCTGTCCAATCGGCTGGTCGCCGCGGAGCTCGGCATTGCGCCGAAGACGGTCGCGCGCCACATCGAGAATCTCTACGCCAAGCTTGGTGTCTCCAGCCGCCCGGCGGCGGCACTCTTCGCCATGCAGCACGACCTGCTCTAG